One genomic segment of Aquipluma nitroreducens includes these proteins:
- a CDS encoding IS982 family transposase: MKIINKTLSKKLCIILIFNILVENKRQFIILLMHNLKANFDKFIGLTKSFFSDRINEFDNFQNYPRNPKMSDCQIIALALTAESIGIDSESYFFGKLKSDYTSDFPNLIDRSNFNRRHKRLYPWISAFNQGLSNILNQGEDTYIVDSIPVPVCQIAREKRSKICRENFETAPDKGYSAVSKSYYYGYKLHLVTSVRGVFSSMDMSKASVHDVYYLTDVKHSLLSNCRLIGDKGYLSKEHQLDLFSSCNIRLETPKRSNQKGKEPFAYIFKKSRKRIETLFSQLCDQFMLKRNYAKSNLGISVRILSKITAVTVLQYFNFLNNKPLNKLKYALAS, from the coding sequence TTGAAAATAATTAATAAAACATTGTCAAAAAAGTTGTGCATTATATTGATATTCAATATATTAGTAGAAAACAAACGCCAATTCATTATTCTACTTATGCACAACCTGAAGGCAAATTTCGACAAGTTTATTGGTTTAACCAAATCGTTCTTTTCTGATCGGATTAATGAGTTTGACAACTTTCAAAACTACCCAAGAAATCCAAAAATGTCAGATTGTCAAATAATTGCATTAGCTCTAACTGCAGAATCTATTGGCATTGACTCTGAAAGTTACTTCTTTGGTAAACTTAAGTCAGATTATACCAGCGATTTTCCAAACCTGATCGACCGTTCTAATTTTAATCGCAGACATAAGCGGCTTTATCCCTGGATTTCTGCCTTTAATCAGGGCTTATCAAACATTCTAAACCAAGGAGAAGATACTTACATTGTTGATTCTATTCCTGTTCCAGTTTGTCAAATAGCCCGGGAGAAACGAAGCAAAATTTGCAGGGAGAACTTTGAAACAGCACCAGATAAAGGTTATTCTGCTGTTAGCAAGTCCTATTATTACGGCTACAAATTACATCTTGTAACTTCTGTTCGAGGTGTATTTTCAAGCATGGACATGAGTAAAGCAAGCGTTCACGATGTTTATTATTTGACTGATGTTAAACACTCTCTATTAAGCAATTGCAGGCTCATTGGAGACAAAGGATATCTATCAAAAGAACATCAATTGGATTTGTTTTCATCGTGCAATATTCGATTAGAAACACCCAAAAGAAGCAATCAAAAAGGCAAAGAACCTTTTGCGTACATTTTTAAAAAGTCAAGAAAACGAATCGAAACACTATTCTCTCAACTATGCGATCAATTTATGCTCAAGCGTAACTATGCAAAATCAAACCTGGGCATTTCGGTTCGTATTTTATCAAAAATTACAGCAGTGACAGTGCTTCAATATTTTAACTTTTTAAACAACAAACCCTTGAATAAACTTAAGTATGCTCTCGCATCTTAA
- a CDS encoding MBOAT family O-acyltransferase: protein MTFISFHYFFLLSISLIVYYAINSKYKYWVIFIASIFFIYSISVNVLLFSFTFTALNYFGGLNLYKCLKNTKLRKITFWSLIGLDIGILIFFKYINFIFESINSFFQIAQIPVEIGLLKLILPIGISYYTFQSIGYLIRINRGFEMPERNFIRFSSFLLFFPKFLSGPVERSDHFFPQISNLKNFNQTLFSSGLRLILFGAFKKMVIADNLHEPLEMVYNNVYQYSGTPLISVLFIQLIYVYYNFSGYTDIALGSAKLFGIEIIDNFNRPFLSKSITEFWKRWHISLSSWCNEFIYFPFIIKYRKLGNIASVLGIFVTFLIIGIWHGANWTFVILGLLQALAIIYEFYTKRYRLKLASGFPLWFSNTISRILVYIFMSFSIVFFFSNSLVDAVYFITNLFKNIDIRFSGFHLLTDSFKFKMALCYFIILLCYEILIEKGYDLQSLFFNQPRWVRWSLYYLVIILIYFQNSEISTFVYMKF, encoded by the coding sequence ATGACATTCATTTCATTTCATTATTTTTTTCTATTAAGTATTTCTTTGATTGTTTATTATGCAATAAATAGCAAATATAAATATTGGGTTATATTTATCGCTAGTATCTTTTTTATTTATTCTATATCTGTAAATGTGCTGTTATTTTCATTCACATTTACAGCTTTAAATTATTTTGGAGGACTTAATCTCTACAAATGCCTAAAGAATACCAAGCTGAGAAAAATCACATTCTGGTCGTTGATTGGATTAGACATAGGAATATTGATTTTTTTTAAATACATTAATTTTATTTTTGAGAGTATTAATTCATTTTTCCAAATTGCTCAAATACCCGTAGAAATCGGTCTTCTAAAATTGATTCTACCTATTGGAATATCCTATTATACCTTTCAATCAATTGGATATTTAATCCGAATTAATAGAGGTTTTGAAATGCCAGAGAGAAATTTTATTCGATTCTCAAGTTTCCTTTTATTTTTCCCAAAATTTCTTTCTGGCCCAGTTGAACGTTCCGATCATTTTTTTCCACAGATTAGTAATCTGAAAAATTTTAATCAAACTCTCTTTTCAAGCGGATTGAGGCTTATTTTATTTGGGGCATTCAAAAAAATGGTCATTGCTGACAACTTGCATGAACCTCTTGAAATGGTCTATAATAATGTATATCAATATTCAGGGACTCCGCTCATTTCAGTACTATTTATACAACTAATTTATGTTTACTATAACTTTTCAGGTTATACTGATATTGCATTAGGTTCAGCAAAATTATTTGGAATAGAAATTATAGATAATTTTAACCGTCCATTTTTGTCCAAAAGCATTACCGAATTTTGGAAGAGATGGCATATTTCCTTATCATCCTGGTGTAATGAATTCATCTATTTCCCATTCATCATAAAATATAGAAAATTAGGTAATATAGCTTCTGTTCTTGGAATATTTGTTACCTTTCTAATAATTGGAATCTGGCACGGAGCCAATTGGACTTTTGTTATACTTGGGTTACTTCAAGCTTTAGCCATTATCTATGAATTTTATACTAAAAGATATCGGCTAAAATTAGCATCCGGATTTCCATTGTGGTTTAGCAATACAATATCCAGAATATTGGTCTATATATTTATGAGTTTTTCGATAGTTTTCTTCTTTTCCAATTCGTTAGTAGACGCCGTTTATTTTATAACCAACTTGTTTAAGAATATTGATATCCGATTTTCTGGTTTCCATTTGCTTACTGACTCATTCAAATTTAAAATGGCTCTTTGCTATTTTATAATTCTATTGTGCTATGAAATATTAATTGAAAAGGGATATGATTTGCAATCTTTATTTTTTAATCAGCCAAGATGGGTTCGTTGGTCTTTATATTATTTAGTAATCATCCTAATATATTTTCAAAATTCAGAAATTTCCACCTTTGTGTATATGAAGTTTTAA
- a CDS encoding T9SS type A sorting domain-containing protein, protein MKSIYERFAKRTLLSILIIHLFILSNAATYYVSNAGSDSNSGLTSAFPWKTISMVNNKTFNPGDAILFKKGDVFVGRLNVPSSGSAGNPITLGNYGTGANPIINANNVDARCISTSDRNYITIDGIDLKNATDYGISGSNSTHITIQNLTMSNMGTTNAFTTAVTYTGGYTIITNCTITNISAVGIELSGGHNLVTYNDISYTNAAYTGWGAGIHVAAATVADDGTEIAYNTIHDNGGVGLNANCHGIYVDIKVTNCKVHHNTITNSSKGSGIKYAASGSIYNNFISSSRWSGMEVGGKVTSDSSTMVIYNNILTGNRTGILELQQGTGILKISILNNTFYLNNNTTEDAYPEELQVLNNVNGYLIVKNNIFYATTGRYAFDIATQGNATINNNCVYIASGNFIKYNGSGISWATWQGYGFDTNGINANPKFVSTSDFQLQLGSPAINAGVGVGLTTDYAGNSIVGNPDIGAYEYGSTTIDTEKPTITGFAIPVSSISQTISITSFSATDNIGVTGYLLTETSTTPLVGAIGWSSTKPTIYAFSSIGTKTLYAWAKDAAGNVSASKSASVTISAPVASTFTFTGTSSGNVNSPSANFTVTPNNVYTGTITITPSGTGSVGLSAKVLTFSNSSTAQTFSITPTVAGSITLTPTNNGTLTNPTKLIYTANAILPNAPTSVVATAGDASALVTFIAPTNTGGSAITGYTVTSIPAGGVDTNAGSTSLTHSIGGLTNGTSYTFTVKANNSVGSSVASIASNSITPKVADVITKQGDIVPSHFKTVWEGLNGLNHMNINVVSATLEDVPLSVDDEIAVFSGSKCVGTTKLTKTIVSSDNTTFLSILASQDDGSGNGFSDNDTIVFKIWDSKTQSELQVNGVVYRSDVSTWKTNGKYSPAATAVVEIASYNVITQSIELLKGYNMISTYVSVQNPNVSAVTKSLQDQGSLIKMQDETGNSLENWGDFGGWINQLGSMEETEGYKIQVANNCTLQVTGRSIAMPFDISLKTGWNIISYPRTDVVNAMNVFQTLIDQNKLVKVQDEVGNSIENWGLFGGWKNGIGNLIPGKAYKVKISADAILTFQESYPKSAVVLAKAEETEYYHSLVEGNGTDHMNINITGLNTIGISVGDEIAAFDGELCVATTKITEANVLSGSVSLASSFSTNNQNPDGFKVGDQIQISTWSKLSGDESKVNTEVITGQMKYEKNATVLVKMKSATIATAITNLNDAVKIDVFPNPCQDQVTIRFSKIPEVDSRIEISDISGRKLIAKPISGNTEEINLDSFTPGLYLVKSILGKNEYVQKLIVNK, encoded by the coding sequence ATGAAAAGTATTTATGAGAGATTTGCAAAAAGAACATTACTATCCATTCTGATTATCCATTTATTTATATTAAGCAATGCTGCAACTTACTATGTAAGCAATGCGGGTAGTGATTCCAATTCTGGACTTACATCAGCATTCCCTTGGAAAACTATATCCATGGTTAATAATAAAACATTTAATCCGGGTGATGCAATTTTATTTAAAAAGGGCGATGTTTTTGTAGGTCGATTAAATGTTCCTTCGTCTGGTTCTGCTGGTAATCCCATTACTTTAGGAAATTATGGAACAGGTGCAAACCCAATCATTAATGCCAATAACGTTGATGCAAGGTGTATTTCAACTAGCGATAGGAATTATATTACAATTGATGGTATTGATTTAAAGAATGCTACTGATTACGGTATATCCGGAAGCAACTCTACTCATATTACTATTCAGAATTTAACAATGAGTAATATGGGAACAACAAATGCCTTTACGACTGCAGTTACCTACACTGGCGGATATACGATAATAACCAATTGCACTATTACAAATATATCGGCGGTTGGTATAGAATTGTCAGGTGGGCACAATCTTGTTACTTACAATGATATAAGTTATACAAATGCTGCCTATACTGGTTGGGGAGCAGGAATACATGTAGCTGCTGCAACGGTCGCCGACGATGGTACAGAAATAGCTTATAACACTATACATGATAATGGAGGTGTAGGTCTGAACGCAAATTGTCATGGAATATATGTGGACATAAAAGTAACTAACTGTAAGGTACATCATAATACGATTACCAATTCAAGTAAGGGCAGTGGAATTAAATATGCAGCAAGTGGAAGTATTTATAATAATTTCATAAGTAGTTCACGATGGAGTGGTATGGAAGTTGGAGGAAAGGTTACATCCGACAGTTCCACAATGGTTATATACAACAATATTCTTACAGGAAATAGAACAGGAATATTAGAACTACAACAGGGAACCGGGATTTTAAAAATAAGTATATTAAACAATACTTTTTACCTCAATAATAATACTACTGAAGACGCTTACCCTGAAGAATTACAAGTTTTGAATAATGTGAACGGTTATTTAATTGTTAAAAATAATATTTTTTACGCTACAACTGGACGATATGCTTTTGATATAGCTACTCAAGGCAATGCGACCATAAATAACAATTGTGTTTATATAGCATCAGGTAATTTCATTAAATATAATGGCTCGGGCATATCTTGGGCTACATGGCAAGGATATGGGTTTGATACCAATGGAATAAATGCCAATCCCAAATTTGTGTCAACCTCTGATTTTCAGTTACAGCTTGGTTCTCCGGCTATTAATGCCGGAGTAGGTGTTGGACTAACAACTGATTATGCTGGAAATTCGATAGTAGGAAATCCTGATATAGGTGCTTATGAATACGGTTCTACTACTATTGATACTGAAAAACCTACAATTACTGGATTTGCAATTCCAGTGTCATCCATTTCTCAAACAATTTCAATAACATCTTTTTCAGCAACTGACAATATCGGAGTCACAGGATATTTATTAACCGAAACATCCACTACGCCTTTAGTAGGAGCCATTGGCTGGTCATCGACAAAACCTACAATTTATGCTTTTTCATCTATTGGAACAAAGACACTTTATGCATGGGCAAAAGATGCAGCAGGAAATGTTTCGGCATCAAAATCGGCAAGTGTAACGATTTCTGCTCCTGTAGCCAGTACTTTCACATTTACCGGTACTTCGTCGGGTAATGTAAACAGTCCTTCTGCTAATTTTACAGTTACACCTAATAATGTTTATACTGGAACAATAACTATTACGCCATCAGGTACAGGTAGTGTTGGACTTTCAGCTAAAGTGCTTACATTTTCCAATTCTTCGACTGCACAAACATTTTCAATCACACCGACTGTTGCGGGAAGTATTACTTTAACACCAACCAATAATGGTACATTAACTAATCCAACCAAATTGATCTATACTGCAAATGCTATTTTGCCGAATGCTCCAACCTCAGTTGTTGCCACTGCTGGAGACGCTAGCGCATTAGTTACATTTATAGCTCCAACAAATACAGGAGGTTCGGCTATTACAGGTTATACTGTGACTTCAATTCCTGCAGGAGGAGTCGATACCAATGCAGGATCAACTTCTCTGACACATTCTATTGGGGGATTAACCAATGGCACTTCCTATACTTTTACAGTTAAAGCGAACAATTCTGTTGGAAGCTCTGTTGCTTCAATAGCTTCAAATTCGATAACACCAAAAGTTGCCGATGTGATTACAAAGCAGGGTGATATTGTCCCTTCACATTTTAAAACCGTATGGGAAGGATTAAATGGCTTGAACCATATGAATATCAATGTTGTATCAGCTACTTTGGAAGATGTTCCATTATCAGTTGATGATGAAATAGCCGTATTTAGTGGTTCTAAATGTGTAGGTACTACAAAATTAACCAAAACGATTGTTTCTTCTGATAATACTACATTCCTTTCCATTTTGGCATCACAAGATGATGGCTCAGGTAATGGTTTTAGCGATAATGATACTATTGTCTTTAAAATTTGGGATAGTAAAACCCAAAGCGAATTGCAGGTAAATGGAGTTGTTTATCGCAGCGATGTTTCTACCTGGAAAACAAACGGAAAATATTCTCCTGCAGCTACTGCTGTCGTTGAAATTGCTTCTTATAATGTAATTACTCAAAGTATCGAATTGCTGAAAGGATACAACATGATTTCTACTTATGTTTCTGTTCAGAACCCTAACGTTAGCGCTGTTACCAAAAGTCTTCAGGATCAAGGTAGTTTGATTAAGATGCAGGATGAAACCGGCAATTCATTAGAGAATTGGGGCGATTTCGGAGGTTGGATCAATCAGCTTGGCTCAATGGAAGAAACAGAAGGCTATAAAATTCAAGTTGCTAATAATTGCACCTTGCAGGTAACAGGAAGATCAATCGCAATGCCTTTTGATATTTCACTGAAAACAGGTTGGAATATTATTTCATATCCACGTACTGATGTGGTCAATGCAATGAATGTCTTTCAAACCTTGATTGATCAGAATAAATTAGTTAAAGTTCAGGATGAAGTTGGTAATTCAATCGAGAACTGGGGTCTATTTGGAGGTTGGAAAAATGGTATTGGTAATCTAATTCCTGGTAAAGCCTATAAGGTTAAAATCAGTGCTGATGCAATACTTACATTTCAAGAGAGCTACCCAAAATCTGCTGTTGTTTTAGCAAAAGCAGAAGAAACAGAATATTATCATTCGTTAGTTGAAGGAAATGGAACTGATCACATGAACATTAATATCACAGGTCTAAATACTATCGGTATTTCAGTAGGTGATGAAATCGCCGCCTTTGATGGAGAACTTTGCGTTGCAACTACTAAAATCACGGAAGCAAATGTTTTGAGTGGTTCAGTTAGTTTAGCATCATCTTTTTCAACCAATAACCAAAATCCAGATGGTTTTAAGGTTGGAGATCAAATTCAAATCTCGACATGGAGTAAACTTAGCGGTGATGAATCAAAAGTCAACACTGAAGTTATTACAGGACAGATGAAATATGAAAAAAATGCTACTGTGTTAGTCAAGATGAAGTCAGCAACAATTGCAACTGCAATAACTAATTTAAATGATGCTGTAAAAATTGATGTATTTCCAAATCCATGTCAAGATCAGGTTACTATTCGTTTTTCTAAAATTCCTGAAGTCGATAGCCGAATTGAGATTTCGGATATATCAGGACGAAAACTTATTGCCAAGCCTATTTCAGGAAATACAGAAGAAATTAATTTAGACTCGTTCACGCCCGGATTATATCTGGTAAAATCGATCTTGGGTAAAAATGAATATGTACAAAAGTTGATCGTTAATAAATAG
- a CDS encoding IS110 family RNA-guided transposase: MQTQKTELDFKGQNFFVGIDVHLKSWTVTILTEELLHKTFTQPASAVILCNYLKRNFPGGNYNSVYEAGFSGFWTHYRLKEMGINNVVINPADVPTSQKEQLQKDDPTDSRKLARSLRSGDLKSIYIPSSSTLEDRSLVRMRATLVKDMVRFKQRIKSFLYFYGIDYPPEFEKSGSHWSKRFMKWLGEVSLQHGSGTQALKILVQEAEQQRKLLLEVLREIRLLSRSERYAGNIALLRTIPGIGLITAITFLTEIENIERFENTDHFAGFVGLVPNYHSSGEKANNGEMTFRGHNTLRRSLIESSWFAARFDPALTMSYHSYIKRMDPNKAIVRIARKVLNRMYYVLKNKVEYVPGVVK, from the coding sequence ATGCAAACACAAAAGACGGAATTAGATTTTAAAGGACAAAATTTTTTTGTCGGGATTGATGTTCACCTGAAAAGCTGGACAGTGACAATTTTAACAGAAGAGCTGTTACATAAAACATTCACCCAGCCTGCCAGTGCAGTAATATTGTGCAACTACCTGAAGCGTAATTTTCCCGGTGGCAATTACAATTCGGTATATGAAGCTGGTTTTAGTGGTTTTTGGACTCATTACAGGTTAAAGGAAATGGGAATAAACAATGTCGTTATCAACCCGGCAGATGTTCCGACCTCACAGAAGGAGCAATTGCAGAAAGATGACCCGACTGACAGCCGAAAACTAGCACGGTCATTACGTTCAGGTGATTTAAAGTCTATATACATTCCAAGTTCATCAACGTTGGAAGACAGGTCCTTGGTTCGTATGCGGGCAACTTTGGTCAAAGACATGGTTCGGTTCAAGCAACGGATTAAATCGTTTCTGTACTTCTATGGAATCGATTATCCACCGGAATTTGAAAAATCTGGGTCCCATTGGTCAAAGAGATTTATGAAATGGCTCGGTGAAGTTTCATTGCAACACGGATCCGGGACACAGGCGTTAAAAATATTGGTGCAAGAGGCCGAACAACAACGGAAACTATTGCTGGAAGTGCTTAGAGAGATCAGGTTATTGTCGCGCAGTGAAAGATATGCTGGAAATATCGCTTTGCTGCGAACTATACCTGGAATTGGGCTAATAACTGCCATCACGTTCTTGACAGAGATCGAAAATATTGAACGGTTTGAAAACACTGATCATTTTGCCGGGTTTGTAGGACTGGTTCCCAATTATCACTCTTCCGGGGAAAAAGCCAATAACGGGGAAATGACGTTTCGGGGACATAATACTCTCAGAAGATCATTAATTGAGAGTTCCTGGTTTGCCGCAAGGTTTGATCCTGCCCTGACGATGAGCTATCATAGTTATATCAAGAGAATGGACCCAAACAAAGCGATTGTCAGAATTGCAAGAAAAGTATTGAACCGAATGTATTATGTACTCAAAAACAAAGTGGAATATGTTCCGGGAGTTGTCAAATGA
- a CDS encoding phosphatase PAP2 family protein — protein sequence MDGIIINMLNALGHSTFFFTKIVLLIVSNNLVKGGAIVAVLWYLWFNEKSKNSHSRAKIIITLYGCIIAIVVGRGLAKLFPFRARPMLNPEFDFTFQIAPLSDLATWSSFPSDHAVLFFSLATGIFLVSKKWGIISYAYVFFIICFPRIYLGFHYPTDILAGAAIGIFIIWGISVLKIFKIFSEKTLALSLKFPGIFYACFFILSYQIATLFEASRDLISGVFHYIFQ from the coding sequence ATGGATGGTATTATTATTAATATGCTAAATGCACTAGGTCATAGTACATTTTTTTTTACGAAAATTGTGTTACTAATAGTAAGTAATAACCTTGTAAAGGGAGGAGCGATTGTAGCAGTCCTTTGGTATCTTTGGTTTAACGAGAAAAGTAAAAACTCACATAGCCGTGCAAAAATTATTATTACTTTATATGGTTGCATTATTGCAATAGTTGTTGGTCGAGGTTTGGCTAAATTATTTCCTTTTAGAGCTAGGCCTATGCTTAATCCAGAATTCGATTTCACTTTTCAAATAGCTCCATTATCTGACCTAGCCACATGGAGTTCCTTTCCAAGTGATCATGCCGTTCTTTTCTTCTCACTAGCAACTGGAATTTTTCTTGTTTCTAAAAAGTGGGGTATAATTTCATATGCATATGTTTTTTTCATTATCTGTTTTCCCAGAATTTATTTAGGGTTTCATTATCCTACAGATATATTAGCTGGTGCTGCAATCGGAATCTTTATAATTTGGGGAATTTCTGTTTTAAAAATATTTAAAATATTTTCAGAGAAAACATTAGCGCTTTCCCTCAAATTTCCAGGTATATTTTATGCTTGTTTTTTTATTCTCAGTTATCAAATAGCCACATTATTCGAGGCGAGTCGTGATTTAATTAGTGGAGTATTTCATTACATTTTTCAATAA
- a CDS encoding transposase — protein sequence MDFGRPARPIRLMVSLVILKQLDYLSDESIVSKWVENPYYQYFSGETHFQWTMPCDPSDLVHFRNRIGSGRQLNQSSHMPNMIIAWQGTS from the coding sequence ATTGATTTTGGTCGTCCGGCCAGACCAATTCGATTGATGGTATCACTTGTGATATTAAAACAATTGGATTATCTGAGTGACGAATCTATTGTTTCGAAGTGGGTGGAAAATCCGTATTACCAATATTTTAGTGGCGAAACACATTTTCAATGGACAATGCCCTGTGATCCGAGCGATCTTGTTCATTTTCGTAACCGGATAGGCTCAGGGCGGCAATTGAACCAATCTTCTCACATGCCAAACATGATCATCGCATGGCAAGGAACTTCCTAA
- a CDS encoding WecB/TagA/CpsF family glycosyltransferase, which yields MKIDFLGIPVDAITMSETVSLVDETISQNKKINHVVINAGKVVSMQKDKKLFESVVSCDVINADGQSIVWAARFLGKKIPERVAGIDLMQQLVHLSYEKGYKCFFFGAKEEVIKKVVTIYTEKYGSRLIAGYRNGYFTKNEEPEVARQIADSGAQLLFVAITSPRKENFLYEYRDVLSNVNFTMGVGGTFDVIAGFTKRAPYWMQNIGLEWFYRFIQEPRRMWYRYLVGNSKFTWAVLKEKVKG from the coding sequence ATGAAAATTGACTTTTTAGGCATTCCTGTTGACGCTATTACTATGTCGGAAACTGTTTCTCTGGTTGATGAAACGATTAGTCAAAATAAAAAGATTAACCATGTCGTCATCAATGCAGGAAAAGTTGTCTCCATGCAAAAAGATAAAAAATTGTTCGAAAGTGTAGTGTCTTGCGATGTGATTAATGCCGATGGTCAGAGCATTGTTTGGGCTGCACGTTTTCTTGGCAAGAAAATACCTGAAAGAGTTGCCGGTATTGATTTGATGCAACAGCTTGTTCATTTGTCTTACGAGAAAGGCTATAAATGTTTTTTCTTTGGAGCAAAAGAAGAAGTGATTAAAAAAGTTGTAACTATTTATACTGAAAAATACGGATCGAGATTAATTGCAGGTTACCGTAATGGATATTTTACTAAAAATGAAGAACCTGAAGTTGCAAGGCAAATAGCTGATAGTGGAGCGCAATTGCTTTTTGTTGCCATTACGTCTCCGAGAAAAGAAAATTTTTTGTATGAATACCGTGATGTACTTTCAAATGTCAACTTTACCATGGGAGTTGGAGGTACTTTTGATGTCATTGCAGGTTTCACAAAAAGAGCTCCCTATTGGATGCAAAATATTGGTTTAGAATGGTTCTATCGGTTTATTCAGGAACCCAGAAGAATGTGGTATCGCTATCTGGTTGGTAATTCGAAATTTACATGGGCAGTATTAAAAGAGAAAGTAAAAGGTTGA
- the wecB gene encoding non-hydrolyzing UDP-N-acetylglucosamine 2-epimerase — translation MKILSVVGARPNFMKIAPFIRAIEMYNLTNQVSIQHILVHTGQHYDVRMSEAFFKELGIPNPDINLEIGSGSDAEQLGYTMIAFEKVLVKHKPDWVIVVGDVNATLSCSVIAKRLNFKVCHIEAGLRSGDMTMPEEINRLVTDRLSDLLLTPDKLSSENLRNEGTPEAKIHFVGNIMIDTLEANKGKAQKLTIEKIIQSNLIPETIFSPKIPNDGEFALMTLHRPSNVDSEKTFVPIVNFLTNQVTKNHILIWPIHPRARKQLLFYDLWDKVKNHPSLILLEPLGYHEMLRLNMGANIMLTDSGGLQEECCVLGTPCLTLRWNTERPITLRKHGGASVLVGNNIERIREEYFHTLKLNRYPSRPELWDGHTAERIVKKLVEMNESKTI, via the coding sequence ATGAAGATTCTATCAGTTGTGGGTGCCCGCCCAAATTTCATGAAAATCGCCCCTTTTATTAGAGCAATAGAAATGTATAATTTGACAAATCAAGTCTCCATACAACATATTTTGGTACATACAGGTCAACATTATGATGTTAGAATGTCAGAAGCATTTTTTAAGGAGCTCGGTATTCCAAACCCGGATATAAATCTTGAAATTGGCTCTGGCAGCGATGCTGAGCAATTGGGATACACTATGATTGCATTTGAAAAGGTATTGGTTAAACATAAACCGGATTGGGTAATAGTTGTCGGTGATGTGAATGCCACTTTATCATGTTCTGTAATTGCTAAAAGACTTAATTTTAAGGTATGTCACATTGAAGCAGGCCTCCGTTCAGGTGATATGACTATGCCAGAGGAGATAAATCGCTTGGTCACAGACCGGCTATCAGATCTTTTGCTTACTCCGGATAAATTATCTTCGGAAAATCTCAGAAATGAAGGGACTCCGGAAGCAAAAATACATTTTGTTGGAAACATCATGATTGATACTCTTGAAGCCAACAAAGGCAAGGCTCAAAAGCTAACTATAGAGAAAATTATACAAAGTAATCTGATTCCTGAAACCATTTTCTCACCTAAAATACCAAATGACGGAGAATTCGCATTGATGACCCTTCACCGTCCATCGAATGTTGATTCAGAAAAAACATTTGTCCCAATAGTAAATTTTCTGACAAATCAAGTTACAAAGAATCATATTCTAATTTGGCCAATTCACCCCCGAGCGCGAAAACAATTATTATTTTATGATTTGTGGGATAAAGTAAAAAATCATCCCTCACTCATTCTTTTAGAGCCATTGGGATATCATGAAATGCTCCGTCTGAATATGGGCGCGAATATCATGCTAACTGATTCGGGTGGACTTCAGGAAGAATGCTGTGTATTGGGAACTCCTTGCCTGACTTTGCGCTGGAATACAGAAAGGCCTATAACGTTGAGAAAACATGGCGGAGCAAGTGTCCTTGTTGGAAACAATATTGAAAGAATTCGAGAAGAGTATTTTCACACACTTAAACTAAACAGATATCCCTCAAGACCGGAATTATGGGATGGTCACACAGCCGAACGAATCGTTAAAAAATTGGTGGAGATGAATGAATCTAAAACAATTTAG